A portion of the Eubacterium maltosivorans genome contains these proteins:
- a CDS encoding 2-oxoacid:acceptor oxidoreductase family protein produces MIEIRWHGRGGQGAFTAARLLGDAVVCDDKSALAFPSFGPERRGAPVLAFTRIDDEPIKDRSDVVDCDCAIVLDETLLGAPVKAGLKPGAKVIINTMKPAEAFDFSDCEDCKVITVDATGLALKILGRPITNVPLLGALTAATELTSLDSIYKAIDTQLPEKVRAKNKTLLEETYNTVKEAL; encoded by the coding sequence ATGATTGAAATTCGTTGGCATGGTCGTGGGGGACAAGGTGCCTTCACAGCAGCCCGGCTCTTGGGAGATGCCGTTGTGTGCGACGATAAATCGGCGTTGGCTTTTCCATCGTTCGGCCCAGAACGCAGGGGGGCTCCGGTATTAGCTTTTACACGAATTGATGATGAGCCAATCAAGGATAGAAGCGATGTTGTCGATTGTGATTGTGCTATTGTGTTGGATGAGACGCTTTTAGGCGCGCCGGTTAAGGCGGGGTTAAAGCCTGGGGCAAAGGTGATTATCAATACAATGAAACCGGCAGAGGCATTTGATTTCAGCGACTGTGAGGACTGCAAGGTTATAACCGTCGATGCGACAGGCCTTGCGCTGAAAATCCTTGGACGGCCCATCACAAATGTCCCTTTATTGGGCGCGCTGACAGCGGCCACAGAGTTGACAAGCCTTGACTCCATCTATAAGGCGATTGATACGCAGCTCCCTGAAAAAGTGCGGGCAAAGAATAAAACGCTTTTGGAAGAAACCTATAATACTGTAAAGGAGGCACTCTAA